One genomic segment of Sparus aurata chromosome 24, fSpaAur1.1, whole genome shotgun sequence includes these proteins:
- the LOC115577017 gene encoding aryl hydrocarbon receptor-like: MLANTALYAAKKRKKPVQKIPKPPPPDGTKSNPSKRHRDRLNGELDKLTSLLPFTEEVRARLDKLSVLRLSVGYLKVKSFFNAAMKKGSNGSSWTSERSLMFGGNVPNAQPSSSTSVTPSASSTSSTQITSIDGVSFSEGELLLQALNGFVLVVTAEGYVFYTSPTIQDFLGFHQSDVVHQSVFELIHTDDRGLFRRQLHFALNPNGTQQDGVAMSPSEQNSAEITSNVITYDPKAIPPENSAFLERNFCCRFRCLLDNSSGFLALNFRGRLKLIHGQNRVSEDGTLIPPQLALFAIATPMQPPSILEIRNKTLLFQTKHKLDFTPMGIDTRGKVVLGYNEVELCMKGSGYNFIHAADMMYCAENHIRMMKTGESGFTYFRLLSKTRTWIWVQANARLVFKGGKPDFIVARQKALTNEEGLEQLRLRRQQLPFSFATGEALLYDVVPTIDPNPPPCSAPKQRKLDSYSVSPNSILGCMLNQDQSLYCEQDTANNLNSLNDVVFQDSQATVSVPGDIWLETTPKPLGNMVKSEATVQDMMDTLQQILGDNDLSDALDVDPDELKSWENTLLKMSTNSCEMNEDLNDILNNDILTYVEEQLQREGGLKLPDQLDDIPPCLSTLDLQNQNLDQCEEQDFGWPLEPQIPNGGDMIIRQPNPLMGMMKLTHMDLHQMGSSGLNGPTLQQITSQQTPDGLGQGSTGAPVSFNPSLVDCSAQNQLRTLQVNAKENNLGAFSLRQPNQIHPNQMTQNQLQMRTPNPQIGLQDQTANPVFNFQGNQWNSSVPNQAFVETYTQNISNKPAFTADPPLTSCLQGHFSLQTQNSQNQSLSWPQQQQQQQPPLITSGHQMGACLNQTSGFQRNPIPGVVAAQNAINGRPMFRTPETSNVSFPIQQNMAPSSSCMFRNAPPPVPVNGVQPIQRLNPANNQIPSKPSCLYQSLPGGGSVLGGTTIPNPDEAPLSCQMSAGLNPDSLLVQQQFINFSEQTQVNSRPVVGNGGFPFSSSLPNGNAYYSENK; this comes from the exons CCGCCATGAAGAAAGGCTCAAACGGCTCCAGCTGGACCAGTGAGCGGAGCCTGATGTTCGGGGGAAACGTCCCAAACGCGCAGCCTTCCTCCTCCACAAGCGTCACTCCttcagcctcctccacctcctccacccagaTAACGTCCATCGATGGAGTCAGCTTCTCAGAGGGAGAACTGCTGCTTCAG GCGCTGAACGGCTTCGTGTTGGTGGTGACGGCTGAAGGATACGTCTTCTACACATCCCCGACCATCCAGGACTTCCTCGGCTTCCACCAG TCGGACGTCGTCCATCAGAGCGTGTTCGAGTTGATCCACACAGACGACCGAGGTCTGTTCAGACGGCAGCTCCACTTCGCTCTCAACCCCAATGGAACCCAGCAAGATGGCGTCGCAATGAGTCCCA GTGAGCAGAACTCAGCGGAGATCACCAGCAACGTGATCACCTATGACCCAAAGGCCATCCCTCCGGAGAACTCGGCCTTCCTGGAGAGAAACTTCTGCTGCCGCTTCCGCTGCCTGCTCGACAACTCGTCCGGCTTCCTG GCCCTGAATTTCCGCGGCCGCCTGAAGCTGATCCACGGTCAGAACCGGGTGTCCGAGGACGGGACGTTAATCCCACCGCAGCTCGCTCTATTCGCCATCGCCACGCCGATGCAGCCGCCGTCCATCCTAGAGATCCGCAACAAGACGCTGTTGTTCCAGACCAAACACAAGCTGGACTTCACCCCCATGGGCATCGACACCAG AGGGAAGGTGGTTCTGGGTTACAATGAAGTCGAGCTCTGCATGAAAGGTTCAGGTTACAACTTCATCCACGCAGCAGACATGATGTACTGCGCCGAAAACCACATCAGAA tGATGAAAACAGGAGAAAGTGGTTTCACCTACTTCAGGCTGCTCAGTAAAACCAGGACCTGGATCTGGGTCCAGGCTAACGCCAGGCTGGTCTTCAAAGGAGGGAAGCCGGACTTCATCGTGGCCCGGCAGAAAGCTCTAAC GAATGAAGAAGGCCTAGAACAACTGCGCCTCCGTCGGCAGCAGCTGCCATTCAGCTTTGCCACTGGAGAGGCGCTGCTGTACGATGTCGTCCCCACAATCGACCCCAACCCCCCGCCATGCTCCGCCCCCAAGCAGAGGAAGCTGGACAGCTACTCCGTCAGCCCAAACTCCATCCTGGGCTGCATGCTGAACCAGGACCAGTCACTCTACTGTGAACAAGACACTGCCAACAACCTCAACTCGCTCAACGACGTCGTCTTCCAAGACTCCCAAGCCACCGTCAGCGTGCCCGGAGACATCTGGCTGGAGACCACACCCAAACCTCTGGGAAACATGGTGAAGTCTGAGGCCACAGTTCAGGACATGATGGATACCCTGCAGCAGATCCTCGGGGACAACGATCTCAGCGATGCCCTGGATGTGGACCCGGATGAGCTGAAGAGCTGGGAGAACACCCTGCTGAAGATGAGCACCAACAGCTGCGAGATGAACGAAGACTTGAACGATATTCTCAACAACGACATCCTGACGTACGTAGAGGAGCAGCTCCAGAGGGAAGGCGGGCTCAAGTTGCCGGATCAGCTGGATGATATTCCGCCATGCCTCTCCACGTTGGACCTGCAGAACCAGAATCTTGACCAGTGTGAAGAGCAGGACTTTGGCTggcctctggagccacaaataCCAAACGGAGGGGACATGATCATCAGGCAACCAAATCCACTCATGGGAATGATGAAACTGACCCACATGGATCTTCATCAGATGGGTTCTTCTGGTCTCAATGGTCCGACCCTTCAGCAGATCACCTCCCAACAAACTCCTGATGGTCTTGGACAGGGCTCCACTGGCGCTCCAGTTTCCTTTAACCCCTCCTTGGTGGACTGTAGCGCTCAGAACCAACTGAGAACCTTACAGGTCAATGCCAAGGAGAACAACCTCGGAGCGTTCTCGCTCAGGCAACCCAATCAGATCCACCCAAACCAAATGACTCAGAACCAGCTCCAGATGAGGACGCCCAACCCTCAGATTGGCCTGCAGGACCAAACCGCCAATCCAGTCTTCAACTTTCAGGGCAACCAGTGGAACTCCTCAGTCCCAAACCAAGCCTTTGTAGAAACATACACCcaaaatatttcaaacaaaccCGCTTTCACTGCAGATCCTCCTTTGACCAGCTGCCTGCAGGGACACTTTTCACTCCAGACACAAAACAGCCAGAATCAGAGCCTGTCAtggccgcagcagcagcagcagcagcagcccccgCTGATCACCAGTGGACACCAAATGGGTGCCTGCCTCAACCAAACGTCAGGGTTCCAGAGGAATCCCATTCCTGGTGTCGTCGCTGCTCAGAACGCCATCAACGGCAGGCCGATGTTCAGGACTCCAGAGACTTCAAACGTATCGTTTCCTATTCAGCAGAACATGGCGCCCTCGAGCAGTTGCATGTTCAGAAACGCCCCCCCTCCTGTGCCTGTAAATGGCGTCCAACCCATTCAGAGACTAAACCCCGCCAACAACCAGATTCCCTCCAAGCCTTCCTGTTTGTATCAGAGTCTTCCTGGAGGCGGATCCGTGCTGGGGGGGACAACCATCCCGAATCCTGATGAGGCGCCGCTGTCCTGCCAAATGAGCGCCGGTCTCAACCCGGACAGCCTGTTGGTACAACAGCAGTTCATAAACTTCAGTGAACAGACACAG GTCAACAGCCGTCCAGTTGTTGGGAACGGAGGTTTCCCCTTCTCGTCCTCGCTGCCCAATGGCAACGCCTACTACTCAGAGAACAAATAG